A single genomic interval of Flavihumibacter rivuli harbors:
- a CDS encoding ABC transporter substrate-binding protein produces MTAKLMYRRVVAVLIFLVSCGKREQGNNIFCYNESSGIATLDPAFAKNQSIMWAVHQLYSTLVEVDSNLNIVPLLAKDWEVAADGRTYTFHLRTDVYFHDSDVFPGGKGRRLTASDVAFSLKRIMDPATASSGAWIFNGKVDPDEGFTALDDSTFQLRLLQPFRPILGILSMQYCSVVAKEAVTKYGKDFGRHPVGSGPFRFVAWEEGQVLLLKKHAAYFERDAQGKALPYVDGVKISFYDSKATEFLLFRQGKLHFINDIDPSFKDEVLSKRGNLRKEWEGKVRLSRHPYLNTEYLGILVDSNNALVRTSPLKSKLIRQAINYGFDRRKMMLYLRNSIGIAAESGFVPAGLPSFDSAKVKGFHYDPDRSRRLLAAAGFPGGKGLPEVRLLTIPIYADLSSFIARELKEIGITVQVEVVQKSLLLEQTAQSKALFFRASWIADYPDAENYLGVFYSRNPAPPNYTRYNNPEYDRLYETALLEQDDTARFEIYRKMDQLLIEDAPVVPLWYDEVVRLVQPGVEGLTPNGLNLLEIRRLRFVEGKGR; encoded by the coding sequence ATGACGGCGAAATTGATGTACAGGAGGGTAGTGGCTGTGTTAATATTCCTGGTCTCCTGTGGCAAGCGGGAGCAGGGGAATAATATTTTCTGTTATAATGAAAGTTCAGGCATTGCAACACTTGACCCTGCCTTTGCCAAGAACCAAAGCATTATGTGGGCGGTTCACCAATTGTATTCTACCCTGGTGGAGGTTGATTCCAATCTGAATATAGTGCCATTGCTGGCAAAGGATTGGGAGGTTGCTGCCGATGGCAGGACCTATACTTTTCACCTCCGGACAGACGTATACTTTCATGACAGTGATGTTTTTCCCGGGGGGAAGGGCCGCAGGTTAACGGCATCGGATGTAGCCTTCAGCCTCAAACGGATCATGGATCCGGCAACTGCCAGCAGCGGGGCATGGATATTCAACGGGAAGGTGGATCCGGATGAAGGCTTTACAGCCCTTGATGACAGTACCTTCCAATTGAGGCTGCTACAGCCTTTCCGTCCGATATTAGGGATACTCAGTATGCAGTATTGCAGTGTAGTGGCGAAAGAGGCTGTAACCAAATATGGAAAGGATTTCGGCAGGCACCCTGTTGGTTCAGGACCATTTCGTTTTGTGGCCTGGGAAGAAGGGCAGGTATTGCTCCTAAAAAAGCATGCTGCCTATTTTGAAAGGGATGCGCAAGGCAAGGCTCTACCTTATGTTGATGGGGTAAAGATCAGCTTTTATGATAGCAAGGCTACAGAGTTCCTTTTGTTCCGGCAAGGGAAACTCCATTTCATCAATGATATCGATCCATCTTTCAAAGATGAAGTGCTGAGTAAGAGGGGGAATTTAAGGAAGGAATGGGAGGGTAAGGTACGCCTTTCGAGGCACCCTTACCTGAATACTGAATACCTTGGAATATTGGTGGACAGCAATAATGCCCTTGTCAGGACTTCACCACTGAAAAGCAAATTGATCAGGCAGGCCATCAATTATGGTTTTGACCGGAGGAAAATGATGCTCTATTTGCGCAACTCCATAGGGATTGCGGCGGAAAGTGGTTTTGTTCCTGCAGGCCTTCCTTCCTTTGATAGTGCAAAGGTCAAAGGATTTCACTATGATCCGGATAGGTCCCGCCGATTGCTGGCCGCGGCCGGATTTCCAGGTGGAAAGGGATTGCCGGAGGTCAGGTTGCTCACCATACCGATCTACGCCGATCTTTCCAGTTTTATTGCACGGGAACTAAAAGAAATAGGCATTACTGTTCAGGTTGAGGTAGTGCAGAAGAGTTTGTTGCTGGAGCAGACGGCCCAGTCAAAAGCCCTGTTTTTCAGGGCAAGTTGGATAGCCGATTATCCCGATGCTGAAAATTACCTGGGCGTATTCTATTCAAGGAACCCGGCACCTCCTAATTATACACGCTACAATAATCCTGAATATGATCGGCTGTATGAAACAGCTTTGCTGGAGCAGGATGATACTGCCAGATTTGAAATTTACCGTAAGATGGACCAATTGCTTATAGAGGATGCGCCCGTAGTTCCCTTATGGTATGATGAGGTGGTACGTTTGGTTCAGCCAGGTGTGGAGGGACTCACTCCAAATGGTTTGAACCTGCTGGAAATCAGGAGACTGCGTTTTGTTGAAGGGAAAGGCAGATAA
- a CDS encoding M1 family metallopeptidase: MALNFVKKLVCSTIPFLLFSPLLFSQPLNDNHHLTRQDTLRGSINPERDWWDVLHYDIEVTPNYSNKTIKGSIAIQFRITKAGKNMQIDLQEPMELTDASIDGQPVVLYREQNVYHLVVSGQNAVNTTQMLKLKFEGKPREAIRPPWDGGWIWSKDKNGNPWMSVACQGLGASVWYPCKDHQSDEPDNGARLTINAPKGLIGVGNGRLTRTDKSNPQYDRFTWEVKNPINSYNIIPYIGKYATWHEVYKGEKGDLDCDYWVLEEDLDAAKKQFRQVTPMLQCFEHWFGPYPFYEDGYKLVQSPHLGMEHQSAVAYGNKFLNGYLGNDLSGTGWGNKWDFIIIHESGHEWFANNITTKDIADMWVHEGFTSYSETIYTQCQSGIHAGNEYLQGVRRGIQNDIPIIGPYGVNKEGSSDMYPKAANMIHMIRQIIGDDEKFRNMLREMNKDYYHQTVTSADIEAYMSKTAGRDLSKVYQQYLRTTQVPQFQYSVSGGKLSYRWRNCVNGFDMPLKVNFNGKDQWLYPTTEWQAINSNGTSLSVDKNFYVTVRSLD, from the coding sequence ATGGCATTGAATTTTGTAAAAAAACTTGTTTGTTCCACCATACCCTTCCTGCTTTTCAGCCCACTACTCTTTTCACAACCCCTGAATGATAACCATCACCTTACCAGGCAAGACACCTTAAGGGGAAGTATCAACCCGGAACGCGATTGGTGGGATGTTTTGCATTATGATATTGAGGTTACTCCCAATTATAGCAACAAAACGATCAAGGGATCCATCGCTATCCAATTCAGGATCACTAAGGCAGGGAAGAACATGCAGATCGACCTGCAGGAACCCATGGAACTGACCGATGCCAGTATAGACGGACAGCCTGTTGTACTTTACAGGGAACAAAACGTCTACCACCTGGTGGTGTCAGGGCAAAATGCAGTAAACACTACCCAAATGCTTAAGCTCAAGTTCGAAGGGAAGCCAAGGGAAGCCATTCGGCCACCATGGGACGGCGGATGGATCTGGAGTAAGGATAAAAATGGTAACCCATGGATGAGTGTGGCCTGCCAGGGTTTGGGGGCCAGTGTATGGTATCCCTGCAAGGACCACCAGAGCGATGAACCCGATAATGGCGCAAGACTCACCATCAATGCCCCCAAAGGATTGATCGGTGTTGGGAATGGCCGTCTCACCAGGACCGATAAAAGCAACCCGCAATATGATCGTTTTACCTGGGAAGTGAAAAACCCGATCAACTCTTACAATATCATCCCCTATATCGGTAAATATGCCACCTGGCACGAAGTGTATAAGGGAGAAAAAGGCGACCTGGATTGTGACTATTGGGTATTGGAAGAAGATCTGGATGCCGCAAAAAAACAATTCAGGCAAGTAACACCCATGTTACAATGCTTCGAACACTGGTTTGGCCCCTATCCATTTTATGAAGATGGGTACAAACTGGTCCAGTCACCCCACCTGGGCATGGAACACCAGAGTGCAGTTGCCTATGGGAACAAATTCCTCAATGGCTATCTTGGCAACGACCTGTCGGGAACAGGTTGGGGCAACAAGTGGGATTTCATCATCATCCATGAAAGTGGCCATGAATGGTTTGCCAACAATATCACCACCAAGGATATTGCAGATATGTGGGTACATGAAGGATTTACCAGTTATAGTGAAACCATTTACACCCAATGCCAGTCGGGCATCCATGCCGGTAACGAATACCTGCAGGGAGTACGGAGGGGAATCCAGAATGATATTCCCATCATTGGTCCTTATGGTGTGAACAAGGAAGGCAGCAGCGATATGTATCCCAAGGCAGCCAACATGATCCATATGATCCGCCAGATCATTGGTGATGATGAGAAATTCAGGAACATGCTGAGGGAAATGAACAAGGATTATTACCACCAGACCGTAACATCAGCCGACATAGAAGCGTATATGTCCAAAACCGCAGGCAGGGACCTGTCAAAAGTGTACCAGCAATACCTCAGGACCACACAGGTACCCCAGTTCCAATATAGTGTTAGCGGTGGCAAGCTATCGTATCGCTGGAGAAATTGCGTGAACGGGTTTGACATGCCCCTAAAAGTAAATTTCAACGGTAAGGACCAATGGCTCTACCCTACCACTGAATGGCAAGCCATCAATAGCAATGGAACCAGTCTTTCGGTTGACAAGAATTTCTATGTTACGGTAAGAAGCCTTGATTAA
- a CDS encoding phytanoyl-CoA dioxygenase family protein: protein MLSLIRRSKLGYIVYNFFHKKQLGHNVPLYKKLGLKKKYYSPVSSADFKGLAPERLKPSIPQKQLAACGLFQKLDQESRQSLLQFQEQGFAVIRGYLDENMVEAVNNAIEELVRERKARFRFKKSIMFAFRQIPLINEIGNNEELLELLACLIQGHPTLFQSKNFLQGSELHTHSDSIHMTTFPLGGLLGVWIALEDVDSENGPLHYYPGSHTIPYYLNSDYGNEGNKWWLGPKDYADYEAMVQEKIRELGLNRQYFTARKGDLIIWHANLMHGGEPHLNKNRTRRSMVFHYYDTDCICYHEITQRPALFY, encoded by the coding sequence ATGCTTTCCCTTATCCGAAGGTCCAAACTGGGTTATATTGTCTATAACTTCTTTCATAAAAAACAGTTGGGGCATAATGTTCCCCTGTATAAAAAACTGGGCTTAAAAAAGAAATATTACTCCCCTGTCTCAAGTGCGGATTTCAAAGGACTCGCACCGGAACGCCTGAAACCATCCATTCCCCAAAAGCAGCTGGCCGCATGCGGGCTCTTCCAAAAACTTGACCAGGAATCCCGGCAATCCCTCCTTCAATTTCAGGAGCAGGGATTTGCAGTGATCAGGGGATACCTGGATGAAAACATGGTGGAGGCTGTCAACAACGCCATTGAAGAACTGGTCAGGGAGAGAAAGGCCCGGTTCCGGTTCAAAAAAAGCATCATGTTTGCCTTTCGCCAGATTCCCCTCATCAATGAAATCGGCAACAATGAAGAACTGCTGGAGCTTTTGGCTTGCCTGATCCAGGGCCATCCTACATTATTCCAGAGCAAGAACTTCCTTCAAGGGAGTGAATTGCACACACATTCTGATAGTATCCATATGACCACCTTCCCCTTAGGAGGATTACTGGGGGTATGGATCGCATTGGAAGATGTTGACAGCGAGAACGGTCCGCTCCATTACTATCCTGGAAGCCATACCATTCCCTATTACCTGAACAGCGATTATGGCAATGAAGGAAACAAATGGTGGTTAGGCCCTAAGGATTATGCCGATTATGAAGCCATGGTACAGGAAAAGATCAGGGAGCTTGGGCTTAACAGGCAATACTTTACGGCCCGCAAAGGGGACCTCATCATTTGGCATGCCAACCTGATGCATGGAGGGGAGCCACACCTCAATAAGAACAGGACCAGGAGATCAATGGTATTCCATTACTACGATACCGACTGTATCTGTTACCATGAGATCACCCAAAGGCCAGCCTTATTCTATTAA
- a CDS encoding C40 family peptidase has translation MKRLIYISILSLFVISCSTTRKSNTGESPTVKRTLMGDPKFIESISITPGEDGYDTGDDARSGGATKKRTRHAYSGNIENSSALQFKYAIMLGEEVEALSNTSLLQFIDEWYGTRYRYGGSTRDGIDCSGFSCLLMSSVFGKKLSRTAREQFEECQKIPREALQEGDLVFFNTRGGVSHVGVYLTNNKFVHASTSSGVVISDLDEEYYRKRFVGAGRLMN, from the coding sequence TTGAAGAGGCTGATTTATATATCCATACTTTCATTATTTGTCATTTCCTGTAGTACGACCAGGAAATCCAATACGGGTGAATCCCCTACCGTCAAGCGCACCCTGATGGGGGATCCAAAGTTCATCGAATCCATTAGCATCACCCCCGGTGAAGATGGGTATGATACCGGTGATGATGCCCGTTCCGGTGGGGCCACCAAGAAAAGGACCAGGCATGCCTATTCCGGAAATATTGAGAACAGCTCCGCGTTACAATTCAAATATGCCATCATGCTGGGTGAAGAAGTAGAGGCGCTTTCCAACACCAGCCTGCTTCAATTCATCGATGAATGGTATGGTACCCGTTACCGATATGGAGGCAGTACCAGGGATGGCATTGATTGTTCAGGTTTCAGTTGTTTGCTGATGAGTTCTGTATTTGGTAAGAAGTTGTCCAGGACGGCGAGGGAGCAGTTTGAAGAATGCCAGAAGATTCCCAGGGAAGCTTTACAGGAGGGCGACCTTGTATTCTTCAATACCAGGGGAGGCGTTTCCCATGTTGGGGTTTACCTCACCAATAATAAGTTCGTACATGCATCCACATCGAGCGGGGTGGTCATCAGCGACCTCGATGAAGAATATTACCGTAAGCGGTTTGTAGGAGCCGGTCGTTTGATGAACTGA
- the dnaE gene encoding DNA polymerase III subunit alpha: MSKFSHLHCHTQYSLLDGAASIQDMYKKAIKEEMPAIAITDHGNMFGAFEFVSEAYKHKGEDGKPRVKPIVGCEFYVVKDRHQKTFTKEQKDERYHQVLLAKNAKGYQNLIKLTSLGYTEGMYSKYPRIDKELIEKYHEGLIATTCCIGAYVPQTILHDGEDAAEKEFKWWLDIFGEDYFIELQRHNLKEQELINQVLLKFAVKFNVPVIATNDSHYTDRDDSNAHDILLCINTGEKQSTPGFDDFVNDDTHIKNRRFKFPNDQFYFKGTQEMKELFKDVPEAIDNTNMIVDRVELLNLKKDILLPAFPIPKEFQVHDDANLNQWEYLKHLTYEGAKMRYTDITPDIQERLDFELFTIKTMGFAGYFLIVSDFIRAGRDLGVFVGPGRGSAAGSAVAYCIGITNIDPIKYNLLFERFLNPDRKSMPDIDTDFDDDGRQRVIDYVVQKYGKNQVAQIVTYGTMAAKMSIKDVARVLDLPLAESNALAKMVPEKPGIELGRVLTAPLTAKEGEKSLEAKEGLGPEDLESVRKLREIYHGTDLRAQVLKEAERLEGSVRNTGIHAAGIIIAPDDLMNIIPVCTARDSELLVTQIEGSIIEEAGVIKMDFLGLKTLTIIKNALQMIRENHGVEIEIDNIPLDDLKTFELYQRGDTIGTFQFESPGMQKYLRDLKPDQFADLIAMNALYRPGPIAYIPNFIDRKHGREAITYDLPEMEEYLKETYGITVYQEQVMLLAQKLAGFTKGDADVLRKAMGKKQKAVLDKMKAQFVEGASAKGHPKDKLEKIWTDWEAFAQYAFNKSHSTCYAFVAYQTAYLKAHYPSEYMAAVLNNAGAIEKITFFMEECKRMGLNVLGPDINESQKGFAVNQAGDIRFGLGGLKGVGEAGVESIIHDRKQNGPFSSVFDLVKRVNQRTVNKKTMENLVYAGAFDCFPELHRAQYFFTPPGDNTNGLEKIIKYGNIYQAQSTGNSNTLFGEIATVMDIPQPKIPPCEPWTLTEQLDFEKEVTGIFMSGHPLDHFKFEMKHYGIMPMQAFNEEKESTTLMARGRQYRLAGLVIDANERITKTGRNFGVLVLEDYSGKSEFMLWGDDYMRFKDYLVKGKNLFLTGFFKQRFNTDNYEFKIERITLLESVKQNLTKQLILDMEARHVSPEIINFLQGQVEKSGGQGGVTVRFNIFEPRTRNRISLYSIDKGIEMSDELTAWLQENPDLEVQVVTN; the protein is encoded by the coding sequence ATGAGTAAGTTTTCACACCTCCATTGCCATACGCAGTATTCCTTGCTGGATGGGGCCGCATCCATCCAGGACATGTACAAGAAGGCCATCAAGGAAGAAATGCCAGCTATTGCCATTACCGACCATGGTAATATGTTTGGGGCATTCGAGTTTGTATCAGAAGCGTATAAGCATAAGGGTGAGGACGGCAAACCCAGGGTAAAACCTATTGTGGGCTGCGAGTTCTATGTGGTGAAGGATCGCCACCAAAAGACCTTTACCAAGGAGCAGAAGGATGAGCGTTACCACCAGGTATTGCTGGCCAAGAATGCCAAGGGCTACCAGAACCTGATCAAACTCACCTCACTGGGCTATACTGAAGGCATGTATAGCAAGTACCCCAGGATCGACAAGGAACTGATCGAGAAATACCACGAAGGCCTGATCGCTACCACCTGTTGTATTGGCGCCTATGTACCCCAAACCATTTTGCACGATGGGGAGGATGCCGCTGAAAAGGAATTCAAATGGTGGCTCGATATCTTTGGGGAAGACTACTTTATTGAACTGCAAAGGCACAATCTCAAAGAACAGGAATTGATCAACCAGGTCCTGCTGAAGTTTGCAGTCAAATTCAATGTCCCGGTCATTGCCACCAATGACAGCCATTATACGGATCGGGATGACTCCAATGCGCACGATATCCTGCTCTGCATCAATACCGGTGAAAAGCAGAGTACTCCCGGTTTCGACGATTTCGTGAATGATGATACCCATATCAAGAACAGGCGATTCAAATTCCCGAACGACCAGTTCTATTTCAAGGGTACCCAGGAGATGAAGGAACTTTTCAAGGATGTTCCTGAGGCCATCGACAACACTAATATGATCGTTGACCGGGTGGAGTTACTCAACCTGAAAAAGGATATCCTGCTTCCCGCCTTCCCCATCCCGAAGGAATTCCAGGTACATGATGATGCCAACCTGAACCAGTGGGAATACCTGAAGCACCTTACCTACGAGGGTGCTAAAATGCGCTATACAGACATTACCCCTGATATCCAGGAACGATTGGACTTTGAATTGTTCACCATCAAAACGATGGGATTTGCAGGTTACTTCCTGATTGTGAGTGACTTTATCAGGGCTGGTCGTGACCTGGGCGTATTCGTCGGCCCAGGTCGTGGATCGGCAGCGGGTAGTGCGGTGGCCTACTGTATAGGCATCACCAATATTGACCCTATCAAGTACAACCTCCTGTTCGAGCGTTTCCTGAACCCCGACAGGAAAAGCATGCCGGATATCGATACCGACTTTGATGATGACGGCCGCCAGCGCGTGATCGATTATGTGGTGCAGAAATACGGTAAGAACCAGGTAGCGCAGATCGTAACCTATGGTACGATGGCCGCCAAAATGAGTATCAAGGATGTGGCCAGGGTGCTCGACCTTCCCCTGGCAGAATCCAATGCCCTGGCGAAAATGGTCCCAGAAAAACCAGGCATTGAATTGGGCAGGGTGCTCACCGCCCCACTCACCGCCAAGGAAGGGGAAAAATCACTGGAAGCGAAAGAGGGCCTGGGCCCCGAGGACCTGGAAAGTGTACGCAAACTGCGGGAGATTTACCATGGTACCGACCTTCGGGCTCAGGTGCTGAAGGAAGCTGAAAGGCTGGAAGGCTCAGTGCGCAATACCGGTATACATGCGGCGGGTATTATCATTGCGCCTGACGACCTCATGAACATCATACCGGTATGTACCGCCAGAGATTCGGAACTTTTGGTCACCCAGATAGAGGGCAGCATCATTGAGGAAGCTGGTGTTATCAAGATGGACTTCCTTGGCCTTAAGACCCTGACCATCATCAAGAATGCCTTGCAGATGATCAGGGAGAACCATGGGGTGGAAATTGAGATCGACAATATTCCCCTTGACGACCTGAAGACTTTTGAACTCTATCAACGCGGTGATACCATCGGCACGTTCCAGTTCGAAAGCCCGGGAATGCAGAAATACCTGCGGGACCTCAAACCTGACCAATTTGCGGACCTTATTGCCATGAACGCCCTGTACCGTCCCGGTCCAATTGCCTATATCCCCAACTTCATCGACCGTAAGCATGGAAGGGAAGCCATCACTTATGACTTACCTGAAATGGAAGAGTACCTGAAGGAGACCTATGGTATCACCGTTTACCAGGAGCAGGTAATGTTGCTCGCCCAAAAGCTGGCAGGATTTACCAAGGGTGATGCCGACGTATTGCGTAAGGCAATGGGTAAGAAGCAAAAAGCCGTACTGGATAAAATGAAGGCCCAGTTCGTGGAGGGCGCCAGCGCTAAAGGACATCCCAAGGATAAACTGGAGAAGATATGGACCGACTGGGAAGCATTTGCCCAGTATGCGTTCAACAAGTCGCACTCCACCTGTTATGCATTCGTGGCCTACCAGACCGCCTACCTGAAAGCCCACTACCCTTCCGAATACATGGCCGCGGTACTCAACAACGCCGGCGCCATTGAAAAGATCACCTTTTTCATGGAAGAATGTAAACGGATGGGCCTGAATGTACTCGGACCAGATATCAATGAATCCCAAAAGGGCTTTGCGGTCAACCAGGCCGGTGATATCCGTTTTGGCCTCGGCGGTCTGAAAGGCGTGGGAGAAGCGGGCGTGGAAAGCATCATCCACGACAGGAAACAAAATGGCCCATTCAGCTCGGTATTTGACCTGGTTAAAAGGGTCAACCAACGTACTGTCAACAAAAAGACCATGGAAAACCTGGTGTATGCCGGTGCATTTGATTGTTTCCCCGAATTACACCGTGCACAATACTTTTTTACCCCACCCGGTGATAATACCAATGGACTGGAGAAGATCATCAAATACGGTAATATTTACCAGGCCCAGAGCACGGGCAACAGCAATACACTTTTCGGGGAGATAGCCACCGTTATGGACATCCCACAACCCAAGATACCACCTTGTGAACCATGGACCCTTACCGAACAACTCGACTTTGAGAAAGAAGTGACGGGCATCTTTATGAGCGGTCACCCCCTTGATCATTTCAAATTCGAAATGAAGCATTACGGTATCATGCCCATGCAGGCCTTCAATGAGGAAAAGGAATCCACCACCCTCATGGCCAGGGGCAGGCAATACCGTTTAGCTGGACTAGTGATAGACGCCAATGAGAGGATCACCAAGACAGGCAGGAACTTTGGGGTATTGGTACTGGAAGATTATTCCGGTAAGTCAGAATTCATGCTTTGGGGGGATGATTACATGCGCTTCAAGGACTACCTGGTAAAGGGTAAGAACCTTTTCCTTACCGGATTCTTCAAGCAGCGATTCAATACCGATAATTACGAGTTCAAGATCGAAAGAATCACCCTACTGGAGAGCGTAAAACAAAACCTCACGAAGCAATTGATCCTTGACATGGAGGCCAGGCATGTCTCCCCGGAAATCATCAACTTCCTTCAGGGGCAGGTGGAAAAAAGCGGAGGCCAGGGAGGGGTTACGGTTCGTTTTAACATTTTCGAACCCAGGACCCGTAACCGGATCAGCCTGTACAGCATTGACAAGGGAATTGAAATGAGTGACGAATTGACGGCCTGGCTGCAGGAAAATCCCGATCTGGAGGTACAGGTTGTCACAAATTAA
- the trxA gene encoding thioredoxin, which yields MALEFTDSNFQTEVLASDKLSVIDFWAEWCGPCRAIGPVIEELSKEYDGKVKIGKVNVDHNPQLSINYGITSIPAILFIKNGQVVDKLVGAQPKANFVKKIEAHI from the coding sequence ATGGCACTCGAATTCACAGACTCAAATTTCCAGACGGAAGTGCTGGCATCAGATAAACTAAGTGTAATCGATTTCTGGGCAGAATGGTGCGGCCCCTGTCGCGCTATCGGACCAGTTATTGAAGAGCTGTCCAAGGAATACGATGGAAAGGTTAAGATCGGCAAGGTAAATGTTGACCATAACCCCCAATTGTCCATCAATTATGGTATCACCTCCATCCCTGCCATCCTGTTCATCAAGAACGGCCAGGTGGTAGACAAACTGGTTGGTGCACAGCCGAAGGCTAACTTCGTAAAGAAGATAGAAGCTCATATCTAA
- a CDS encoding carboxypeptidase-like regulatory domain-containing protein, translated as MNNPILKTATVLALVAILAGSCGRKDLESPISSPTTSQSPMTRAIALSGRVLDEQQVPVSGAMVRSGMQATSTDADGRFLFNEIQVNPNGALIEVKKQGFFHHTQLIEIGNSTGFQADISLKEYAGDYYINSSSGAILNDGNGALLTIEANTLIDKVTNSIYSGQALVHFRWLPPGLQQGHTALPFSSLGTDQSGEKVIIDPYTALMLEISGTNGSSLDILPGKVIQLSLPIPSSLSASSPNSVPIWQYDASKGIWIKKGIANKNGTSYSTTITGLSNTSVGAPLPLSRVTGTIRTSQGGALAMGRYLVRSASENGKTWWEGRTDNDGRMAASLPANQELLLEILNDCGERIGIQNIRTLSTTTSLPAIAVPFEGNRTISLAGKVSNCKNAPVSNGWVEILVDGKSYRAAINNGNYAIAINRCNANPVRALVIATNSDGNMKSEGYSVVLRPGNNELTDLSTCMAIGPQYVNYAISSNSFMNYSPEDSISSNRSSFKNITQIYAASNRDELTRKLSFQFEGPAKPGQYGVNSLEISHQNLVYVQDGKALVTITAFGAVGEEIEGKISGRAKRVDNGQSLPFSIEFKVQRRN; from the coding sequence ATGAACAATCCAATCCTAAAAACCGCAACGGTATTGGCCCTGGTGGCAATACTGGCAGGGTCCTGTGGAAGGAAGGACCTGGAATCACCCATTTCCTCCCCAACCACCAGCCAATCCCCCATGACAAGGGCAATTGCCCTTTCAGGCAGGGTGCTGGATGAGCAGCAGGTTCCCGTGAGCGGAGCAATGGTTCGTTCAGGTATGCAAGCAACCAGTACGGATGCCGATGGCCGATTCCTTTTCAACGAAATCCAGGTCAACCCCAATGGCGCCTTGATCGAAGTAAAAAAGCAAGGCTTCTTCCACCATACGCAACTCATCGAAATAGGTAACAGCACTGGTTTTCAGGCAGACATTTCACTAAAGGAATATGCCGGTGATTACTATATCAACAGCAGCAGTGGGGCCATCCTGAATGATGGCAATGGAGCTCTCCTTACCATTGAAGCCAATACCCTTATCGATAAGGTTACCAATTCTATTTACTCCGGTCAGGCCCTGGTTCATTTCAGGTGGCTGCCCCCCGGACTTCAACAAGGCCATACCGCTTTGCCTTTCTCTTCACTAGGGACAGACCAATCTGGAGAAAAAGTCATCATAGACCCCTATACTGCACTGATGCTGGAAATTAGTGGCACCAATGGAAGTTCATTGGATATTCTGCCAGGCAAGGTCATCCAACTAAGCTTGCCGATCCCTTCCAGCCTAAGCGCTTCTTCGCCCAATTCCGTTCCCATCTGGCAATATGATGCCAGCAAAGGGATCTGGATAAAAAAGGGAATTGCCAATAAAAATGGAACGTCTTATTCCACAACTATCACCGGACTTTCCAACACAAGTGTTGGAGCCCCCCTACCCCTTTCAAGGGTGACTGGTACCATCAGGACCTCCCAAGGCGGTGCACTTGCCATGGGTCGATACCTGGTTAGGTCAGCCAGTGAGAATGGTAAAACCTGGTGGGAAGGAAGGACCGATAACGATGGAAGAATGGCCGCAAGTTTACCTGCCAACCAGGAGTTGTTACTGGAAATTCTAAATGATTGTGGTGAGCGAATCGGTATTCAGAATATCCGGACACTTTCCACGACAACCAGCCTTCCTGCCATTGCCGTTCCATTTGAAGGCAACAGGACCATAAGCCTGGCTGGGAAGGTGAGCAATTGCAAGAACGCCCCTGTTTCCAACGGCTGGGTAGAAATCCTGGTAGATGGAAAATCCTACAGGGCCGCCATCAATAATGGAAACTATGCCATAGCCATCAACCGCTGCAATGCCAACCCGGTAAGAGCATTGGTCATAGCCACCAATAGTGATGGCAATATGAAGAGTGAAGGGTATAGCGTGGTGCTAAGGCCGGGTAATAATGAATTGACCGATCTATCCACTTGCATGGCAATAGGCCCGCAATATGTGAACTATGCCATCAGCAGCAATAGCTTCATGAATTATAGCCCGGAGGACAGCATTAGTTCCAACCGTTCCTCTTTTAAGAATATTACCCAGATCTATGCGGCCTCTAATCGTGATGAGCTAACGCGTAAACTCAGCTTTCAGTTCGAAGGTCCCGCCAAACCCGGACAGTATGGGGTAAATAGCCTGGAGATCAGCCACCAGAACCTTGTCTATGTACAGGATGGTAAAGCACTGGTGACCATTACTGCATTTGGTGCTGTAGGGGAAGAGATAGAAGGCAAGATCAGCGGAAGGGCTAAGCGTGTTGACAATGGACAATCCCTGCCTTTCTCCATAGAATTCAAAGTACAGAGAAGGAATTAA